GTAACCCTGACTGCGTTGTGCGCTATAATGGCAGGAACCTCAGCCTGCTGCATCCGTCTGCAATGTAACCCGGGAGGGATTGCGACAGTTGCGATGACTTGTTCGCTCTGGATCATGACGTCGGGCACGTCGTTGCAACGATTAGCCATTCGTTCGTTTTGTCGTTCGAGCAGCGATTCGTTGCACTGCAGTTGTTGGAAACGATTCGCTGCTTATGGCAGGATTCGGGCGTGCGTTCTCATTGGCTCTGGTTGGCGATCAGGGTCACATCGTTACGTCCGTTTGAACTCAGATTGCTCCTTCGAACCACCGAGCCGTCAGCGATTCGCTTGTGTTTGCAGGAAGGTGCCCATCCTCTGTCGATCACCGAACTCTTCCTTTTAGTCTGTCGCGAGAGCACCGGATCGGGCCTGGGGGATTGATTCATCAGACGACCATGCCGCGAGATTCGGGATCGACTACAGCGAATCCAGCTCGTACTGAAAGCCACCGGAGAGAATGGGAAATCGACACCAGGTTTTTGGGTCCAGGTTCTTGTCGTCCACGTGGAATGAAGGAGCGTATCGTTCCCGTTTCCATTGGTTCCGTGACCAAAGCCGGAAAAAACGTTTGACCCATTCGACCAACTGCTGTTCCTGGTACGGGGAGTTTTCGCGAATCAGCGTTTGAAGAACTTCCGCAGGGCTCAGTTTGTCACGAATGGCAAGCCGTTCGATCTGATCCAGCAGAGGATAAGGCATCAGATCGCCTTCATCGGTTTGGGCGTATTCCTGAGGCCGCAGCTCTGCGGTGGGTTGTTGCATATTGACAAGACCCAATTCCGGAACCGCTGCGCAACCACCAGAGCCCGTGGATTGCATGACCTTCAGCCATTCGCGAAGAAACGCCTTGTCGATGCCGGCAATGGGGCTGAGTCCTCCTGAAGTATCTCCATCCATGGTGGCGTAACCAACGGCTGCTTCGGAGCGATTGCTGGTCGACAACAATAACGCATTGTTCAGGTTGGCCAGCATCCAGATACTGGGCGATCGCGTGCGTGCCTGAATGTTCTGAAGCGTGATGTCATCCTGTTGCCATGTCAGCGGACGTCCGATTGCCGCTTCGATTGCTGTTGTGTAATTCTGAACGATCTGGTCAACGCTGATTTCATAGTACGTCCCTCCAACTGCTCTGGTTATCCCTTCGGCAGCGGTGCGAGTAATGTCTCCGCTGTTTCGAGTGGACTGGTACATACCGGTCAGCAGGAGTTGCATGGCGACTTTGATGAAGTCGTCCGGGGAGCTCGCTGTGTCGGCGACCTTTGCAAAGGATTTGATGTAGTTCAGCCTGCCGATGAAACCATCAACGCCAAGATCCTGAAGTCCACGTTCGACCATGCAACGAATCAGGCAGGCGACAGCAGAAGAATCTGCTCCCCCGCTCATGGAAACAATAAAGCCACTGGAACGACTTTTGCGCATGTAGTCGAACAGGGCCAGGGCAATTGCCTTTGTGAATTCGTCGAATCGACTCTGTGGTTCGACGGCCCTGCCGGGGGGGGCTTCACTGGGTTTCAGAAGTGGAGCGGAGGGGCTGTTCAGTGTCCCTGGAACTCTGGCGATGCGATCGTGAACTTCGTCCTGCACATCGGTCGGCATGGAATGGATTGCGGCTCGGCGGCTTCGCGTGAGTTCGACATCGACATCGGCGACGGTCACATGAACCTCGTGGAACCCAAAGCGGGGCCCGGCTGCAATCAGATCACCACTGGATGCGATCAGGGCACCGCCATCGTAAACAGCGCGACCTGCTTCGTTGCCGACCATATTCGCATAGACGTAGCTCACACCAAAGGATCGGGATCCCTCAAGAACAAATCGCTTTCGGATCTCGTGTTTACCGAATGCAAAGTGACTGGCGCTGGGATTCAGAATGATATCCACACCACATTCTGCCATTCGATTGCCGGGACGCCCGGCGACCCATGCATCTTCACAGATTTCAAAACCCATGCGGATGCCATCGCATTCGAACAGCAGATCACCGATCGGCCAGGATTCCCCTTCGCAGTGATACTCGGTGACCACTTCTGCCGGCCAGACCCGAAACCATCGTGGTTCGTAGTGCAGTCCATCGCCTGCGAGGTGTTGCTTTGCGACAAAGCCAACAATTCTGCCGTCGGCCGCGACGCAGACCGCGTTGTACACTCCATTGGTGACGTAAAGCGGCAAGCCAATTGAAACGACCATTCCCCGGGTTTCGGGGACAATCTTCTGCAGCATTTGCCAGGAAGTCTGCCAGACGCTGGGCGACAGGAACATATCTTCGCAGCCGTAGCCGGTGATACACATCTCCGGGAGGCAAAGGATTCCGGCATCCTGCTGTCGCGCGAGTTGAATCGCTTCAATGATGCGCTGGGTGTTTCCGACCCAGTCCATTGGTGTTTGATTGAGGATGGCAGCGCCGAGTCGGATGCGTTTCATACGATTGGGTGAACCTCACGAAGTGGTCGGATCAAGTCAGCGTGGCGCGCGAGCCGGACGCATTTCCGGAGATCCTGCCGGATCCGGAATCTTGCCGGGTATTGTATCGACACAATATCATGAAGGACAAAGCCTGGCGGCGAGGAGTTCACTTTCGTCGCCAAACTCGCGGGCTCTAATCCCAGCCTCCACCCTGCTCTTCTTCAAGCTGATTGGCTTCGAACAGTTCATTCTGGACGGGAATCAGGCAGCCAAGAATTGATCGAAGCACTTCCGCCGGGGAACCATTGGCATCGACTTCGTGAATGACCCCGGGACTATATTGTTCCAGGACCGGAGCGGTGACGCGGTGGTAAACTTCAAAGCGATGTCGAATGACGTCTTCGTTGGCATCGTCGGTGCGGTTCTCGCGAATGGCCCGTCGACGAATTCGATGAACCATGTCCTCCTCGTCCGAACACTTCAGGTAAATGATGCGATGGATTTCGAGATACTCTTCCACCATCCGCACCTGCTCTACATTGCGTGGCATTCCGTCAAGAATCAGCAGGTCTTCACGCGGCTTAAAGCGAGACAGCGCGACGTAGGCTTCGACCGCCTTTCGCCAGATCTTGATTGTCAGGGCATCCGGAACCAGTTCACCACGCGAAATATGGCGGTAAACCTCACGACCATTCTGTGAGCCGATATCGATCGACCGGAAAACGTCACCAACCGAGAGATGAAAGAATCCGGGAATATTGGCGAGGATCCCGCCCTGTGTTCCCTTGCCCACGCCTGGAGGACCAAACAACGGCACACATCGATATCGTTTAGAGCCACTCATTCCTACATTCCTGCCTGAGGAAACGCGAGTTACGATGAGCATCGAAAAACTACTCGGCCAGATTACCTTTCGGTATCTCTGCAGTTTCGCCAATCCACCTCGTTTTCCGGTCGCCGAGAGTATGACCTCCTGCAAATCGGCTGGATATGGCCCCGTGATGTTGCGTGTGGCAGTTTTTCAGGAAAAGGACAGTCTCGCCGGAATTTCTAGACAGGCAACGTATTGAAAATGCGATCTCCCGCATCACCCAATCCGGGGCAAATGTACTTTTTCTCGTTCAGTTGGCGATCAATCGCACACGTCAGGATGCCTACATCAGGATGATCAACCTGAATGCGGGCAATTCCTTCCGGCGCGGCGATAATCGAAACCACCTGAATTCTCGGGACACCCCAGCGTTTCAATGCGTCGGCGGCCATACAAATGGAACCGCCCGTAGCCAGCATCGGATCGGCGATTATTGCCAGTTGAGGAGGATGGGAGTCGGGCAGCTTATCGTAGTAATGAACGGGCATCGCCGTCTCTTCATCCCGATATACGCCCAAATGCCACACTTCAAGGTCCGGAAGCAGGCTCACGAGAGGATCGACCATCCCCAGACCGGCGCGGAGGACGGGGACGACTGCGACGCGATGGCTCAACTGATGACAGGTTGTTTCTTCAATCGGTGTCTGCACAGTCACCGGTTCAACGGGTAGATTTCGAGTGACTTCGACGGCAAGAATTGCGGAAAGGGCACGAAGATGAATCCGAAAGGCTGACGGTGCTGTCAGCGAATTTCGCAGGATACTGAGATGATGCCTGACCATCGCATGATCAAGAGCAACGACTGTTCCATCTGCCGAGTCCATAGAGCCCCCGTTCTGATGCATTCCCGTTCTGATGCATTCCCGTTCTGATGCATTCCCTGCCTGATGCCGCTCGTCAGAGTTCACAAAACTGCTCCGCAGCAGTCCGATGAACTCCCGAGCATCCGATCGTAGATTGCCTCAGGGACAGTGAATCTGAACTGAATCATGCCGCGCGGCGTTCAAAACACAACTGACCATGATGTGGGTTCACGATAGTGTGTTCTGTCATCTGCAGGCCAGCCGCGGACAGCTTCTTCGATAACTGGTCTACCTGTCCGTTGTGGTACTCCATTCGGACAGCCTGTACGGGTTGCAGGTTGAGGTCGTCGGTCTCCAGCAGAATGGGATATTCGGAACCTTCGCAGTCCATTTTCAGGACACTGATGTTTCTTAATTCGAAGCGATCGACGATTTCGTTCAGTGTCGTGGTTCGGACTTCTTCTGTTTCACCATCGAAGTCGCCTGTCGGGATAGAAGTGTTTGCGTTTGCCGCGACGGGAAACTTTACGATTCCGCCAGCGTCGTTAGTAACCGCTTCTTTGACCAGGGTGATCACGTCCTGAAGTCCGTTGGCTTCGATGTTTCTGCGAAGCAGTTCACTCGTTGCCAGGCCAGGTTCACAGGCGATGACCCGTGCGGCTCCCTGACGGGCTGCATACAGGGAGAAGACTCCGATATTTGCGCCAATGTCGACCACGTCTGTTCCTGCCGGGACGAATCCATAGTCCCGCCGCATGAACACGAGGAAGATCGTGACTATGTCTTCTGCTTCGCCTGGCAGGTGAATGGTCAGACCGTCCCGGAATCGTACACACCGGCTGGCCGGTGATGTCTTTGTCAGATAGTTCCACAAGAAACCAACAGGATTCTCAACCAGGCCAAACGCACGAACAGAGGCGGCCAGCAAAGCGGGAGACTGCATGAATGCGCGAAGCAAAGCGGCGGGCGGACGTCCAAGGATTTTCATGTCGACATCTCTGTCTGAGGAAATTGAATGAGTGATTGATGAAAGTCAGCATAAGATTCCAGTGTCGGCAGATCGCTGATACGGATCGCGGTGTCAACCCGTTCTGGAGACCTCCGAAGAATCTATCGCTGACGCTTCGGCTTTACTTTGAATGACGTGTTTTCAGTAGCCTTCCGGAGTCATGCAGGACGTTCGGCGAGGATGACGGCACCGGGGGCCACAAAAATTCCCAACGTTTGCCAGAGGGCGGTGCCGATCGCAAACGAAGCTTTGACCGAAAGACTCGTATCATCCGAGTGCACGGCACCTTTGGGAGATGCAGAAATGACGTGGAACCCGGATTTCTCCAGAACACGGACAAAGCTGGCGGCCGGCATCGAAAATCGATGATCGTTCACCGCACGACGCAGCAGCTTCTGCCCTTGCGCCGGGGAAACATGCTGCAGCATCGACCCGATTCGGGCCATCCAGGATTTGTCCACAATTCTCATGATCATCAGTCCGCCGGGTTTCAGGCGGTTATAGATTTCGGACAATTCTTCGGGCTGGCTGGGCCAGTACATGTTTGCATCCAGCACAGAGATCACATCGAACGGGTCCGTCCGCAGATCGAATTCCCTGACCTTGCTGCAGCATTGAGCAGAAAGCCCCTGCTTATGAACCGATGCAATGGCAGCAGGAACGATATCGAAGCCGCAGACATCAAAACCGGCCTCCTGCGCGGCCTGCATGAAACCTCCGTAAGAGCAGCCGACATCCAGCAGAGACTTGCCTTCAGGGCTGATATACTTCGACAACTGATGAACGATGGAGCGATACATCCGCTGCTTGATGTCGTTCAGCTGTTCGCCATTGGTTGTATCGCCCCAGGCCATTGTCTGTGTGTGGGCTACTTCTACGTCCAGATCGTAGGGTTTGTTCATGTAGTACGAATGACAATCGGGGCATTTCAGCCATTCAGTTTCACCGCGTGAATTCACAAACTTCCAGGAGGGTCGAATGTCCTGCGGATGAAAACCGCAGGCTGGACAGTGCACGATCTGCGGCTTGGCATTCGTTTCATTCGCTGCGTTGGTAAGAGTTGTGCGAGCTACCGCTGACATCGATCAGAAACTCCTTTTTCTGACAAGTGCTGCGCTCTTCGAACTCCGAGCGGTTGCTGAACGTTCTGTTCAGATGACCATTCCTCAGAGACCTGCATTCGTTTGATTGCGCTTGAATCGGAAGTGATAACACAATTCAGACGTTCAGGTAAAGATGACATCAGCGAACGGCAGGATTCGCCAATTTTGCGGGATTCTGCAGACCCGGGAAATGCCGTTCAACTTCGGTCAAAGTATGAATCTGCCGTTCCGGCACCGAAGGAAAAAAAACTTTGGACCGTAACGAATGGGCGAAACGGCTTCGGTTCTGGCCACACGGGTGGCTGCAAACCTCGAAAAACACGACCTATTACCATCTCAGCACAACAGATCCTGCTTCGTTTTCGCCTGAATTTCGCGGATTGCGTCGGCTTTTGGGATTTCCATAAACTTCAACTGGTGAACACATGCCACAAGTCGAGTCGGGATTGCCAAGTCCGGTTTTCAATTGGCTTGCTATCGTGTGGATACTCGTCATGTCAAACGGGCTCCGACTGGTTGCTGAAAATGACAATTGATAACACCCAGACAAACTTGAGAATCTACAACGGACACAGCGAAGCCGTGACTCTTCATTGTCCAGTTTGCGGACCCGAGGACCGAAAGGTCGCGGGATACAGTAATGACCTTCAGATCGTTTCCTGCTGTGGGTGCGGTCTGATGTATGTTGGGGAATCGCCCCCGATTGACGAGACAGAAGACTTCTTTCGCGAAGAGCATGTGCCGGACGAAGAGCTTGCAGAGACGGCGTATGTGTACAAGCGGCAGCACAGTTTGAAACGGGAAGCACAACTTATTCGAGGGCTGTTGCCTGACGGCGGTCGACTCCTGGACGTTGGCACCGCATCAGGACTGTTTCTGGCTCAGTTTGCAGACGACAGGGACTGGTGCGTCGAAGGTGTCGAACCTTCACGCGTTTCTGCCATGTATGCCCGCCGAAATTTCAACCTGAAGGTTCACGAAGGCTATCTCCGTGATCTGCAGTTCAGTCGCGATCACTTTGATGTCGTTTGCTCTCTTGACGCGTTCCTGTGTCATCGAGAGCCGGTTGAGGATATGGAAGAGTTCTATCGAATCCTGGCACCGGGCGGTTATCTGGCCATTGAGATTCCCGGGCATCACTATCGGCTGATGAACAGTCTCCTGACCCGATTCCGCCGTCGGGGACGCAATACGCTGCGTCTGAATGCCGGTGTCAATTTCTACTACTACACTCGAGAAACACTGACAAAGCTGGCCGCCAACGCAGGTTTTGAATTCGTGGAGTCGCACCCGGAGGCGATGCCGCGGACGCCAAATAGTCTTGTGCGAGTTTTGCGAAACAGTTATGACGCATCTGCGTCGTTGCTGTACCGTATGACTGGCGGAAGAGTGCATATCGCGGCCAAGGAATTCTGCATCTTTCAGAAACCAGCCACCATCACACTGTCCTCCAGCATTCGCAGCAATACTGCGAAAAGGAAAGTGGCGTGAGCGGGAAGCTTGCGTCGGGTATGCTGGAAAGGACTCTTGTCGATGGATCCGCATTTCTACGCCGAATTTGCTCAACGGATTGGGCATGGCGTAATTGAAGACAACGGACGCTACTGGTTCGAAGTCAGTTCCCGTGTCTGGATGTGTTGCCCGTTTGAAATGCGGCTCAACCCAGCCTCTGTGGATCCGTCGAAGATCATGGACAGTCGCGGTGTGATGGCTCGCTACTGCTGTGAACCCGAGAATGGCGTTCCCAGTTTTCGACATATTGTGAATCAGCGAGACTATGACCTGAAGACGCTGAACGCAAAAGCTCGCAACAAAACTCGCCAGGGACTTGAGTATTGTAAGTCGGGCCAGCTGGATGCGTCGGAGCTTCAGGATGCAGGAATCGAACTGCATGAAAAAACACTTCGACGTCAGGGACGCAGGATTCCTGATAACTTCGAGGCGTGGTGGCGCAATTACTTTGAAGCAGTGTCAAAATATCCCGCCGCGACACTTTGGGCCTCCTGGTACGAAGGCAGCCTTGCTGCGTTCCTCGTTTCATTTCGCATCGGGTCCGTTGAGAATATCAGCATCGTGCGGTCGGATGAGGAACTACTGAAATATAAGCCGAACAATGCCATGCTTTATACGTTTCTTCAGGACCGCATGAGCAATCCGGACATCTCAGAAGTCTGCATCGGACTTCAGTCGCTTCAGCCCGGAATGGATTCACTCGATCTGTTCAAGAGAGGCATGGGCTTCATTGAGGAGCCCATTGGACAGCGGATTGAACTGCGACCGACACTCCGAATGGCCATGCCTCAGGGAATCGCCCGACTTGCCGGGAAAGCGATGGGGCGATTCCGGAACGAACACGCGGCCCGTCTGGCGGGAGCTCTTGAGTGCTACGGAACGCAACCAGCCATCCGACGCTCAGCCTGAACAAGCTTCCACAGGACAGCCCCAGGGACAATCTATCGTCACGAGGTGCTCGTCGATGAACATACGGCGATATTCACACAAGGTCCTGGGATCAAATCAGACCTGACGCGCACTGGATGGTCTGGCAGCTTGTAGACGGTGTACTGCTTCCATACGGGCACGGTAAATCAGCGGCCGCACGCGAGGCGGCGAAAGCAGTTTCGCGGCAACAATCGCCAGAAAAGTCTGAAGCAATGATCGGTGGGGAGCATACGAGTCACTTGCGTGACATTCGGGGAATTCAACCATTGTTTGCAGGTTTCGCTGTCGCGGAACTGCCCGGAGATTCCGTTGTCCAAAGAAAAACGTCCCCGGTATTGGCGTTACTACCGGAGACGTTTTCAATTCAGGTCATTTGCCGACCGAGCGGAAATTCACCTTTCATCGAAAGGTGATTTCTTACGTGAGGTTGACTTGCGTGAACAGCCTGTTGAAGAACGGGACTGGCTCGAGCAGGAGACCTGAGAACACGAAGGTTTACCGCCGTCCAGCGTGCCTGTCCCGGTTTTTCGACGGGCAGCTAACCCCCTACGCTTTCAGTGAACTGAAATGCATCGAGTCGAAACAATCCACCCGGGACGGCCGCGGCACGACCTCTTGGCATTGGAAATCCATAAGCAATGACAATCCCGGAAGTAAGCTCACCAATATAGATCACGCCATTGGCAGGCTGCGCGCCAGCTCCTGATCGGAGCGACGCCTGTGTGGAAACAATCGCAAATTTGGGTTCCGGTGAAGCAATCGCCCCCTGAAAGTCGGCTGCTACGTTGTAGATGAAGTGATGGGTGAATGTGTTCGTCGAATTGTTGAACGCAGCGCCACGCAGTACACCGGTCAGATGGTTCAGGACAAAAACTGCTTCCGGATCACCGGGAGCGACGGGAACCGTCACCATTGAGAATTTGTCGTTACCATGAGCCACGGTGGCCTTCAGTGGCTGCTCTGAATTGAAGATCACGACTGCGCCCCCAACAACGATCAAGCTGAGGCACCAACAAACAAACCACTGAATCTTTGTTTTCATTATGGATCCTTTACTCCTGAGGAGACTTGGCGGAAGATTCACTTTTCCTGACGGGGCTATCATAAGCAGCGACCGACAGATCAGCCAGAATCTGCCTGACAAAACTGGCAGAGTCGGAAACGAAATCGCCCACCACGCCTCCGAATATCTCGCTGAAATCGATCTACAAAGTTTCATAATTTACAAACAGCTTTCATTCCAGCAGCGCAAAGCTTATCTCATGTTA
This portion of the Planctomycetaceae bacterium genome encodes:
- the nadE gene encoding NAD(+) synthase codes for the protein MKRIRLGAAILNQTPMDWVGNTQRIIEAIQLARQQDAGILCLPEMCITGYGCEDMFLSPSVWQTSWQMLQKIVPETRGMVVSIGLPLYVTNGVYNAVCVAADGRIVGFVAKQHLAGDGLHYEPRWFRVWPAEVVTEYHCEGESWPIGDLLFECDGIRMGFEICEDAWVAGRPGNRMAECGVDIILNPSASHFAFGKHEIRKRFVLEGSRSFGVSYVYANMVGNEAGRAVYDGGALIASSGDLIAAGPRFGFHEVHVTVADVDVELTRSRRAAIHSMPTDVQDEVHDRIARVPGTLNSPSAPLLKPSEAPPGRAVEPQSRFDEFTKAIALALFDYMRKSRSSGFIVSMSGGADSSAVACLIRCMVERGLQDLGVDGFIGRLNYIKSFAKVADTASSPDDFIKVAMQLLLTGMYQSTRNSGDITRTAAEGITRAVGGTYYEISVDQIVQNYTTAIEAAIGRPLTWQQDDITLQNIQARTRSPSIWMLANLNNALLLSTSNRSEAAVGYATMDGDTSGGLSPIAGIDKAFLREWLKVMQSTGSGGCAAVPELGLVNMQQPTAELRPQEYAQTDEGDLMPYPLLDQIERLAIRDKLSPAEVLQTLIRENSPYQEQQLVEWVKRFFRLWSRNQWKRERYAPSFHVDDKNLDPKTWCRFPILSGGFQYELDSL
- a CDS encoding nucleoside monophosphate kinase; this translates as MSGSKRYRCVPLFGPPGVGKGTQGGILANIPGFFHLSVGDVFRSIDIGSQNGREVYRHISRGELVPDALTIKIWRKAVEAYVALSRFKPREDLLILDGMPRNVEQVRMVEEYLEIHRIIYLKCSDEEDMVHRIRRRAIRENRTDDANEDVIRHRFEVYHRVTAPVLEQYSPGVIHEVDANGSPAEVLRSILGCLIPVQNELFEANQLEEEQGGGWD
- the upp gene encoding uracil phosphoribosyltransferase, with amino-acid sequence MDSADGTVVALDHAMVRHHLSILRNSLTAPSAFRIHLRALSAILAVEVTRNLPVEPVTVQTPIEETTCHQLSHRVAVVPVLRAGLGMVDPLVSLLPDLEVWHLGVYRDEETAMPVHYYDKLPDSHPPQLAIIADPMLATGGSICMAADALKRWGVPRIQVVSIIAAPEGIARIQVDHPDVGILTCAIDRQLNEKKYICPGLGDAGDRIFNTLPV
- a CDS encoding FkbM family methyltransferase encodes the protein MKILGRPPAALLRAFMQSPALLAASVRAFGLVENPVGFLWNYLTKTSPASRCVRFRDGLTIHLPGEAEDIVTIFLVFMRRDYGFVPAGTDVVDIGANIGVFSLYAARQGAARVIACEPGLATSELLRRNIEANGLQDVITLVKEAVTNDAGGIVKFPVAANANTSIPTGDFDGETEEVRTTTLNEIVDRFELRNISVLKMDCEGSEYPILLETDDLNLQPVQAVRMEYHNGQVDQLSKKLSAAGLQMTEHTIVNPHHGQLCFERRAA
- a CDS encoding class I SAM-dependent methyltransferase translates to MSAVARTTLTNAANETNAKPQIVHCPACGFHPQDIRPSWKFVNSRGETEWLKCPDCHSYYMNKPYDLDVEVAHTQTMAWGDTTNGEQLNDIKQRMYRSIVHQLSKYISPEGKSLLDVGCSYGGFMQAAQEAGFDVCGFDIVPAAIASVHKQGLSAQCCSKVREFDLRTDPFDVISVLDANMYWPSQPEELSEIYNRLKPGGLMIMRIVDKSWMARIGSMLQHVSPAQGQKLLRRAVNDHRFSMPAASFVRVLEKSGFHVISASPKGAVHSDDTSLSVKASFAIGTALWQTLGIFVAPGAVILAERPA
- a CDS encoding class I SAM-dependent methyltransferase; protein product: MTIDNTQTNLRIYNGHSEAVTLHCPVCGPEDRKVAGYSNDLQIVSCCGCGLMYVGESPPIDETEDFFREEHVPDEELAETAYVYKRQHSLKREAQLIRGLLPDGGRLLDVGTASGLFLAQFADDRDWCVEGVEPSRVSAMYARRNFNLKVHEGYLRDLQFSRDHFDVVCSLDAFLCHREPVEDMEEFYRILAPGGYLAIEIPGHHYRLMNSLLTRFRRRGRNTLRLNAGVNFYYYTRETLTKLAANAGFEFVESHPEAMPRTPNSLVRVLRNSYDASASLLYRMTGGRVHIAAKEFCIFQKPATITLSSSIRSNTAKRKVA
- a CDS encoding GNAT family N-acetyltransferase — protein: MDPHFYAEFAQRIGHGVIEDNGRYWFEVSSRVWMCCPFEMRLNPASVDPSKIMDSRGVMARYCCEPENGVPSFRHIVNQRDYDLKTLNAKARNKTRQGLEYCKSGQLDASELQDAGIELHEKTLRRQGRRIPDNFEAWWRNYFEAVSKYPAATLWASWYEGSLAAFLVSFRIGSVENISIVRSDEELLKYKPNNAMLYTFLQDRMSNPDISEVCIGLQSLQPGMDSLDLFKRGMGFIEEPIGQRIELRPTLRMAMPQGIARLAGKAMGRFRNEHAARLAGALECYGTQPAIRRSA